A region of Campylobacter armoricus DNA encodes the following proteins:
- a CDS encoding efflux RND transporter periplasmic adaptor subunit: MKTKILALACASLIFTACLDDKNAQVKELPPQPVSIMTMQSANLPLEFTYPARLSTELDVVIKPKVSGEIKQKYFKSGQAVKKGDKLFLIEPDKYQASVNMAYGEALVARANFDDAEKNFKRDSILIEKNAISQKEFDASLAKFNSTKANLESARAKLANARLDLKYTVVSAPFDGILGDSLMDIGDYVNASSTELIRITNINPIFADFYISDVDKINMNKNIKDGNWQFENIQVQANVGGELFNGKLYFIDSVIDTHSGGVKAKAIFDNNNSNLMPGSFANVHVSGFVQKDGFEIPQVALLQDDSATYVYTLVDGKVAKTNVNVIYQTADIAVINQGLKNGDKVILNNFKKIRPGSSVSIMENK; encoded by the coding sequence ATGAAAACTAAAATTCTTGCACTAGCTTGTGCTTCTTTGATTTTTACAGCCTGTTTAGATGATAAAAATGCACAAGTTAAAGAACTTCCTCCTCAACCAGTTAGTATTATGACTATGCAAAGCGCTAACTTGCCTTTAGAATTTACCTATCCTGCGAGATTAAGCACAGAATTAGATGTCGTGATCAAACCTAAAGTAAGCGGGGAAATAAAACAAAAATACTTCAAAAGTGGTCAAGCTGTAAAAAAAGGCGATAAGCTTTTCTTGATAGAACCTGATAAATACCAAGCAAGTGTTAATATGGCTTATGGTGAAGCTTTAGTAGCAAGAGCAAATTTTGATGATGCAGAAAAAAATTTTAAAAGGGATAGTATTTTAATAGAAAAAAATGCTATTTCACAAAAAGAATTTGATGCAAGTTTAGCTAAATTTAATTCAACAAAAGCTAATTTAGAAAGTGCTAGAGCAAAACTTGCTAATGCAAGATTAGACTTAAAATATACTGTAGTAAGTGCGCCATTTGATGGAATTTTAGGTGATTCTCTGATGGATATAGGAGATTATGTAAATGCTTCTTCTACTGAACTTATACGCATTACTAATATTAATCCTATTTTCGCAGATTTTTATATTTCAGATGTTGATAAAATTAATATGAATAAAAATATAAAAGATGGAAATTGGCAATTTGAAAATATTCAAGTGCAAGCTAATGTTGGTGGTGAGCTTTTTAATGGAAAATTATATTTTATAGATAGTGTTATTGATACTCATAGTGGTGGTGTAAAAGCAAAAGCTATTTTTGACAACAATAATTCAAATTTAATGCCTGGATCATTTGCTAATGTTCATGTAAGTGGTTTTGTGCAAAAAGATGGTTTTGAAATTCCACAAGTTGCACTTTTGCAAGATGATAGTGCTACTTATGTTTATACTTTAGTAGATGGAAAAGTAGCAAAAACAAATGTTAATGTTATTTATCAAACTGCGGATATTGCAGTAATCAATCAAGGTTTGAAAAATGGAGATAAGGTTATTTTAAATAATTTCAAAAAAATCCGTCCTGGCTCAAGTGTTAGCATAATGGAGAATAAGTAA